Proteins found in one Lachancea thermotolerans CBS 6340 chromosome C complete sequence genomic segment:
- a CDS encoding KLTH0C08756p (similar to uniprot|Q12362 Saccharomyces cerevisiae YOL066C Hypothetical ORF) has protein sequence MRWIAQRNSALTKSTYRFMCELPKDSNLTESKKRPVTPPKTTGSSDHSPSATEHLCVKKKKNGGPGELRDSKGFKLKIQESNHLRNKQVDPEYEVQVEGPLRKIVPYDFTYKTFCKLRWRDRPLIDIFVNEFRDREESYYRKTIARGAVFLNENPANLESIVRNGDLISHKIHRHEPPVTSRPIKIVFEDQDLFVIDKPSGIPVHPTGRYRFNTITKILQKQINGSVHPCNRLDRLTSGLMFLAKTPRGADHMANQLKAREVKKEYIARVVGEFPAERISVEKPLKCVEPRLALNGVCNSEEEGAKEAKTVFTRVSFDGETSLVKCQPHTGRTHQIRVHLQYLGHPIANDPLYSNPQIWGPSLGKGQRTDFSEVIEKLSNVGKTVCAESWFFPDSMGELLTGEKCPDCETDLYTDPGPNDLDLWLHAYCYESTEFNDNGTRKWSYKTEFPEWALEPHRKYMEMAINEAKKCGPTTTAFSVGAVLTNSDKVLSTGFSRELPGNTHAEQCALEKYFEQSGNRSVPPGSVLYTTMEPCSFRLSGNKPCVDRIIDASKSIRTVFVGVMEPDTFVKNNTSKTKLSQHEIDYVLIPGYEEDCTKAAKKGHKEDSGI, from the coding sequence ATGCGCTGGATAGCCCAGAGGAACTCTGCTTTAACAAAGTCCACTTACAGGTTCATGTGCGAGCTGCCGAAAGACTCTAACCTTACCGAGTCCAAGAAAAGACCTGTGACACCGCCCAAGACAACAGGATCGAGCGACCATTCCCCATCTGCCACTGAGCACCTCTgtgtcaagaaaaagaagaatggAGGGCCCGGAGAGCTGCGGGATAGCAAAGGATTTAAGCTAAAAATACAGGAATCCAATCATTTGAGAAACAAGCAGGTTGACCCTGAATACGAAGTCCAAGTTGAAGGCCCGTTAAGAAAAATTGTTCCTTACGATTTTACTTACAAAACGTTCTGTAAGTTGCGGTGGAGAGATAGGCCTCTAATAGACATCTTTGTCAATGAATTTAGAGACCGAGAGGAATCTTACTACAGGAAGACAATCGCAAGGGGTGCCGTCTTTTTAAATGAGAACCCGGCTAATCTCGAATCGATAGTACGCAATGGAGACCTTATATCGCATAAAATTCACAGGCACGAGCCTCCAGTAACTTCAAGACCTATCAAAATAGTTTTCGAGGATCAAGATCTCTTTGTTATCGACAAACCAAGCGGCATACCAGTTCATCCCACCGGAAGGTATAGATTCAATACAATTACCAAAATAttgcaaaaacaaatcaaTGGTTCGGTTCATCCCTGCAACAGATTAGACAGGTTGACAAGCGGACTGATGTTCTTAGCCAAAACACCCCGTGGCGCAGACCATATGGCCAATCAACTCAAAGCTAGGGAAGTCAAAAAGGAATATATCGCAAGAGTCGTGGGCGAATTTCCAGCAGAAAGAATTTcagttgaaaagcctttGAAATGTGTAGAGCCACGCCTAGCTTTGAATGGCGTTTGCAATTCCGAAGAGGAAGGggccaaagaagcaaaaacgGTATTCACAAGGGTAAGTTTTGATGGTGAGACCAGCTTAGTGAAATGCCAGCCTCATACAGGAAGAACCCACCAGATCAGAGTACACTTACAGTACCTAGGACACCCCATTGCAAATGATCCCCTTTATTCCAACCCACAAATATGGGGACCATCTTTAGGAAAAGGTCAAAGGACTGACTTTTCTGAAGTTATTGAGAAGCTCTCAAACGTTGGAAAAACTGTCTGTGCAGAAAGCTGGTTTTTTCCTGATTCTATGGGCGAGTTGTTGACCGGCGAAAAATGTCCAGACTGCGAAACAGATCTATATACTGACCCAGGGCCCAACGATCTCGATTTATGGCTCCATGCTTACTGCTATGAGTCCACAGAGTTTAATGACAACGGGACACGAAAATGGAGCTACAAAACAGAATTCCCTGAATGGGCTCTCGAGCCACACCGCAAATATATGGAAATGGCAATCAACGAGGCAAAAAAGTGCGGACCAACAACTACTGCATTCAGTGTCGGTGCTGTGCTTACGAATAGCGACAAGGTCCTTTCAACAGGATTTTCAAGGGAGCTCCCTGGAAATACGCACGCTGAACAATGTGCCCTGGAAAAATATTTCGAACAATCAGGGAATAGATCTGTTCCGCCAGGGTCTGTTCTTTATACGACGATGGAGCCATGCTCTTTCAGGCTCAGCGGTAACAAGCCATGCGTGGATAGAATCATAGATGCTAGCAAAAGCATACGGACAGTTTTTGTTGGAGTGATGGAGCCAGACACCTTTGTCAAGAATAACACCAGTAAGACAAAACTATCTCAACATGAAATTGACTACGTGCTTATTCCTGGATACGAAGAAGATTGCACAAAGGCAGCTAAAAAAGGCCACAAAGAAGATTCTGGGATCTAA
- the NUF2 gene encoding kinetochore-associated Ndc80 complex subunit NUF2 (similar to uniprot|P33895 Saccharomyces cerevisiae YOL069W NUF2 Component of the evolutionarily conserved kinetochore-associated Ndc80 complex (Ndc80p- Nuf2p-Spc24p-Spc25p) involved in chromosome segregation spindle checkpoint activity and kinetochore clustering) encodes MNKDIFPLLDLQELVLCLQSCDFALASEENISRPTSQYVITLYKQIIDSFTGVAPDTLISDGDAAVRPTSEVAGEDPVYKETLRMLTLNKICFKFFQDIGVSDFNMMDLYKPDALRTQRFLSAVVNYARFREERMADCDQFMSQTESLLNQLREKFDDYNFLQQQVAKHYELADLAEGESLAFLEANNRNLENQLKKLTQVQEAFTIDYNNYKSSKQKLMSQLESLGFELIELESQRDKLHRYSETDISSLQESMNEFSQMLDEQQGNLAKMQSQYKVLSKSTETFHAITLELYELLRIISTDLQESHLREIGLLEIKQQLAKSEAKMNNLLTSGVMMKLSSLQSQLAMQKQRLRELEETTERKQNENTLALQNLQREFAEEVMPEVQKIDEHVEKELFGKVIKSLEKDMQALRDDFKKDSVAIDLEYSLLASHIKNYVQQMLEKIS; translated from the coding sequence ATGAACAAGGATATATTTCCACTTCTGGATCTACAGGAGCTGGTACTATGTCTCCAAAGCTGCGACTTCGCTCTAGCTAGTGAGGAAAACATCTCGCGTCCTACCTCTCAGTATGTCATTACATTGTACAAGCAGATCATTGACAGTTTTACAGGGGTTGCGCCTGACACGCTGATCAGCGACGGCGATGCGGCAGTCAGGCCAACAAGCGAAGTTGCAGGAGAAGACCCGGTTTACAAGGAAACGCTACGCATGCTAACACTCAACAAAATATGCTTTAAGTTCTTCCAGGATATAGGCGTCTCTGACTTCAACATGATGGACCTGTATAAGCCGGATGCTTTGAGAACTCAACGATTTCTGAGTGCTGTTGTCAATTATGCGCGATTCCGCGAAGAACGAATGGCCGACTGCGACCAGTTCATGTCTCAAACCGAATCACTCTTAAACCAGCTTCGAGAGAAGTTTGACGACTATAACTtcttgcagcagcaggtTGCTAAGCACTACGAGCTTGCCGACTTAGCAGAAGGAGAAAGTCTTGCCTTCCTTGAAGCCAACAATCGGAACCTCGAAAATcagttgaaaaagctgacgcaggttcaagaagcctTCACCATTGACTACAATAACTACAAGAGTAGCAAACAAAAGCTAATGTCACAGTTAGAAAGTTTAGGGTTTGAACTTATCGAACTGGAGTCACAAAGAGACAAACTTCACCGATACTCCGAAACAGATATTAGCAGCCTTCAAGAGAGCATGAATGAGTTCTCCCAAATGCTCGATGAGCAGCAAGGCAATTTGGCGAAAATGCAGTCTCAATACAAAGTACTCTCGAAGTCAACAGAAACCTTTCATGCTATCACGCTCGAACTTTACGAGTTGCTACGGATAATATCAACAGACTTGCAAGAATCACATTTGAGAGAAATTGGGCTTCTCGAAATAAAGCAGCAATTAGCTAAAAGTGAGGCCAAGATGAATAACCTTTTAACATCAGGGGTTATGATGAAGCTTTCCAGCTTACAATCGCAGCTTGCTATGCAAAAACAACGTCTCCgggagcttgaagaaacaacagAAAGGAAACAGAATGAGAATACTTTAGCCCTTCAAAATTTACAGAGGGAGTTTGCGGAGGAAGTCATGCCTGAGGTCCAAAAGATTGATGAGCACGTCGAAAAGGAGTTGTTTGGTAAAGTTATAAAGTcccttgaaaaagatatgCAGGCGTTGCGGgacgacttcaaaaaagattCGGTTGCCATAGACTTAGAATATTCTCTCCTTGCGTCTCACATCAAAAACTATGTTCAACAgatgctggaaaaaatcAGCTGA
- the NAT1 gene encoding peptide alpha-N-acetyltransferase complex A subunit NAT1 (similar to uniprot|P12945 Saccharomyces cerevisiae YDL040C NAT1 Subunit of the N-terminal acetyltransferase NatA (Nat1p Ard1p Nat5p) N-terminally acetylates many proteins which influences multiple processes such as the cell cycle heat-shock resistance mating sporulation and telomeric silencing) yields the protein MSRRKGALPLKANGSAVGRSKEDNNLIEALKLYESKTYKKSLKLVDAILKKNSQHIDSLALKGLNLYCTGQKEDAANYVQKAIARIESSGASPIGCHILGIYMRNEKRYSEAAKWFQSSLDNGSTNKQIYRDLATLYSQEHDYKNLLKARKLYWEEFMGYRANWTSLAIAHELNGQLDESANVLTKFEELAKGKLGESEAYEHNECLMYKNDVLYKAAGADHEKLKGVLKHLDEIEPDVFDKYGWLERRAAIFMKLNQKGDASKIYRTLIKRNPDNFKYYKLLEIALGIQRDAKLRLALYKKLESFYPRAEPPKFIPLTFIEDNSCFAESLSSYILPQLKRGVPATFNNIKTLYKKDVMRNSAIAEEIVLKYFDSINPKEAPIPYVWTCYFMCQHYLYLKSFQKAREYIELALAHTPTLVELYILKARVLKHTGLLAEAAETINEGRKLDLQDRFINTKTVKYYLRANMVEKAVEVVSIFTKNDGAANGVMDLHLMEASWFIAEQADAYFRLYLEKKRLLHDEKSMEVPEDEESQESHARHIRDLTYETTKFGGLALKRWDAISKFYKQFEDDQLDFHSYCMRKGVPRAYLEMFQWGKTVYTLPMFVRAMKGAARMYFILNDEMKASSTTPEDDAIGELVGAKKGNKKTKKEAAAIKKRIEEDKKTVAAYEKDEDPLGEAYIFTKAPMQDFYNKFYRRFSEEATESSKDYILDFEYHIRCGKLALCVGAISKYADMFGKKDSIVGAMTLCLLDKIKFSNEIDEVTKKIAIKGLERLLSELPLKQLDEEAFDWLSFFQQEFEGPSLESLLLIHRSSVKIISAENIKQQVIEKLREEEPAVQSSVLNYQLN from the coding sequence ATGTCTAGAAGAAAGGGTGCTTTACCTTTGAAGGCCAATGGATCTGCAGTTGGACGATCTAAGGAAGATAACAACTTgattgaagctttgaagctgtaTGAGTCGAAAACTTACAAGAAATCCCTGAAATTAGTGGATGccatcttgaagaaaaactcgCAACACATAGATTCTCTAGCTCTGAAGGGCCTGAATTTGTACTGCACTGGTCAGAAGGAAGATGCAGCAAACtatgttcaaaaagcgATTGCCCGCATTGAAAGCTCCGGCGCTTCCCCCATTGGATGTCACATTTTGGGTATCTATATGAGAAACGAGAAACGCTATTCCGAAGCTGCTAAGTGGTTTCAAAGCTCGCTGGACAATGGCTCCACAAACAAACAGATCTACAGAGACTTGGCAACCCTATACTCTCAAGAGCATGACTACAAAAATTTGCTTAAAGCAAGAAAGTTGTACTGGGAGGAATTTATGGGTTACCGTGCCAATTGGACCTCACTTGCCATCGCTCACGAGTTGAATGGTCAGTTGGATGAGTCTGCGAATGTTTTAACcaagtttgaagagcttgctaAGGGCAAATTAGGTGAATCAGAAGCCTACGAACACAACGAGTGCTTGATGTACAAGAACGATGTGCTCTACAAGGCTGCGGGCGCAGACCATGAGAAACTAAAGGGTGTTTTAAAACACCTGGATGAAATAGAACCTGATGTGTTCGACAAATACGGTTGGCTAGAGAGAAGGGCTGCTATTTTCATGAAGTTGAACCAAAAGGGAGATGCCTCCAAAATTTATAGAACATTGATCAAAAGAAACCCTGACAATTTCAAGTATTATaaacttcttgagattGCATTAGGTATCCAGAGAGATGCGAAGCTCAGGTTGGCCCTTTacaaaaaacttgagagcTTCTATCCAAGAGCCGAACCTCCAAAGTTTATCCCTCTTACTTTCATCGAAGACAATTCATGTTTTGCCGAAAGTCTATCGTCTTACATTTTGCCTCAACTCAAACGTGGCGTCCCTGCTACTTTCAACAATATTAAGActctttacaaaaaagATGTCATGCGTAACTCAGCAATTGCCGAGGAGATTGTTCTAAAATACTTTGATAGTATTAACCCTAAGGAAGCTCCTATCCCCTACGTTTGGACTTGCTACTTTATGTGCCAACACTATTTGTACTTGAAAAGTTTCCAAAAAGCAAGGGAGTACATTGAACTCGCTTTGGCGCATACGCCAACGTTAGTTGAGCTTTACATCCTAAAAGCGAGAGTCCTAAAACATACTGGGTTACTCGCGGAAGCGGCGGAGACCATCAATGAAGGCCGGAAGCTGGATTTACAGGATAGATTCATCAATACCAAAACAGTGAAATATTACTTGAGAGCAAATATGGTGGAAAAGGCCGTGGAAGTGGTCTCAATTTTTACCAAGAACGACGGTGCAGCCAATGGTGTAATGGATTTACATTTGATGGAGGCTTCCTGGTTTATTGCCGAACAAGCCGACGCTTACTTCAGGCTAtaccttgaaaagaagcggCTACTGCACGATGAAAAATCTATGGAAGTTCcagaagacgaagaatcGCAGGAATCGCATGCTCGCCATATTCGCGATTTGACTTACGAGACAACAAAATTTGGAGGCTTGGCGCTCAAGAGATGGGATGCGATTTCGAAGTTTTACAAGCAATTTGAAGATGACCAGCTTGACTTTCATTCCTATTGTATGAGAAAAGGTGTTCCAAGAGCTTACCTTGAAATGTTTCAGTGGGGTAAGACTGTGTACACTCTACCAATGTTTGTTAGGGCTATGAAGGGCGCAGCGAGAATGTATTTTATTCTCAATGATGAAATGAAAGCCTCGAGCACAACACCAGAAGATGATGCCATTGGAGAATTAGTCGGTGCGAAGAAAGGgaacaagaaaaccaagaagGAAGCTGCTGCAATTAAAAAGCGCATCGAGGAAGATAAAAAAACAGTTGCTGCctatgaaaaagatgagGATCCATTGGGAGAAGCTTATATTTTTACTAAAGCACCCATGCAGGACTTTTATAACAAGTTCTATCGTAGGTTTAGCGAGGAGGCCACGGAGTCGTCAAAAGATTATATCCTTGATTTTGAGTATCACATTAGATGTGGCAAACTTGCCTTATGCGTCGGCGCCATTTCCAAATATGCTGATATGTTTGGCAAGAAAGACAGCATTGTGGGCGCAATGACCCTGTGTCTATTGGACAAAATAAAGTTCTCTAACGAGATCGACGAAGTTACCAAAAAGATCGCTATCAAAGGCTTAGAAAGGCTTCTTTCTGAACTGCCTCTCAAGCAGCTTGACGAAGAGGCTTTTGACTGGTTGTCCTTTTTTCAGCAGGAATTTGAGGGTCCAAGTTTGGAGTCCTTGTTATTAATCCACAGATCATCGGTGAAAATCATCTCGGCAGAGAACATAAAGCAAcaagtcattgaaaaattgagagaagaagagcccgCCGTTCAAAGTTCAGTACTTAACTATCAACTCAACTAG
- the PRP11 gene encoding spliceosome assembly protein PRP11 (similar to uniprot|Q07350 Saccharomyces cerevisiae YDL043C PRP11 Subunit of the SF3a splicing factor complex required for spliceosome assembly) — protein MDYQNRAGSKKGSGGIASSSQENLHRRKQVEDLLKDGEEVPYSFQGISKEDEELSKKNPYIYKNHAGRLVCKLCNTIHMSWTSVERHLEGKKHGLNLIRRGGTTSSQQQDAVSPEELKFKKTVEQLRSQIKDNGIVPNYQVAKVRDPTTNSRGIAMRVIYTNPEPSEDGGDRPYVRIMSSLEFTREESDKKYLIIAFEPFKAIAIEIPNEEILTNSAAFNTSGAKSVDDFNSKFTYWDEDNQTLYVQFFFKD, from the coding sequence aTGGATTACCAAAACAGGGCAGGCTCCAAAAAGGGCTCAGGTGGCATTGCATCGTCATCCCAAGAGAATCTTCACAGGAGGaaacaagttgaagatCTTCTGAAAGATGGTGAAGAAGTGCCATATTCTTTCCAAGGGATCAGCAAGGAAGACGAGGAACTAAGTAAGAAGAACCCCTATATTTATAAAAACCATGCAGGACGCCTGGTTTGCAAGCTTTGCAATACAATCCACATGTCATGGACTAGTGTAGAGAGACATCTGGAGGGCAAGAAGCATGGTTTGAATCTCATAAGGAGAGGTGGTACAACCTCTTCACAGCAGCAAGACGCAGTGTCACCAGAAGAGcttaaattcaaaaaaacagtGGAGCAACTCCGTTCACAAATCAAAGATAACGGTATAGTACCGAACTACCAAGTTGCAAAAGTTCGAGATCCCACAACAAACAGTCGTGGAATTGCAATGAGAGTCATATACACAAATCCCGAACCTTCCGAGGATGGCGGTGATCGGCCATATGTAAGGATAATGTCAAGCCTTGAATTCACCAGAGAAGAAAGTGACAAAAAGTATCTGATTATAGCTTTTGAACCCTTCAAAGCTATTGCAATAGAGATACCTAACGAAGAAATCTTAACCAATAGCGCAGCTTTCAACACATCTGGTGCCAAATCGGTTGATGATTTCAATAGCAAGTTTACCTACTGGGACGAAGACAATCAGACTCTTTACGTacagtttttttttaagGATTAA
- the SIR2 gene encoding NAD-dependent histone deacetylase SIR2 (similar to uniprot|P06700 Saccharomyces cerevisiae YDL042C SIR2 Conserved NAD dependent histone deacetylase of the Sirtuin family involved in regulation of lifespan plays roles in silencing at HML HMR telomeres and the rDNA locus negatively regulates initiation of DNA replication), with translation MSLESPQYDAPNKRPLMDAGTNASEFLSTNEEGSKKPRPQDEENQIFEEAPPADELEDVVEDYVPSEPILNGKFSQDASPVGANDAKTPGADKQFVPKEPLPPISITMSPETGKYRFPFISKEDSLTARSYLKYYGSGKFLDTYLPEELNSLYIYHLIKLLGFQIKDKQLVEAVQDVVENDIFTQSPALATTQSGQSREKSPDSDDSDTFDDPLEKKHAVRLIKDLQKAMNKVLSTRMRLANFHTLDDFCDKLKTAKKVLVLTGAGISTSLGIPDFRSSEGFYSKIRHLGLDDPQDVFNYEIFMQDPSVFYNIAHMVLPPENLFSPLHSFIRMIQDKGKLLRNYTQNIDNLESYAGIQAEKMVQCHGSFATASCVTCHWKLPGEKIFDNIRNMELPLCPYCYHKRKEYFPTNSPDENDGQIESYHSSFNNVLKSYGVLKPDITFFGEALPSKFHRFIRDDVMKCDLLICIGTSLKVAPVSEIVNMIPASVPQVLINKDPVRHAEFDLSLLGFCDDVAALVTQKCGWSMPHSSWDDLKTTEYEYEETDRGVYHVKPKISEATSEADLGNIGEPSEVK, from the coding sequence ATGAGCCTCGAAAGCCCTCAATATGATGCTCCAAACAAAAGGCCCCTTATGGACGCAGGTACAAATGCCAGCGAGTTTCTGAGTACCAATGAAGAAGGGTCCAAAAAGCCTAGACCTCAAGATGAGGAAAATCAAATATTCGAAGAAGCCCCTCCCGCGGACGAATTGGAGGACGTTGTTGAAGATTATGTACCAAGCGAACCGATTTTAAATGGTAAGTTTTCTCAGGACGCCAGTCCAGTTGGTGCGAATGATGCAAAAACTCCTGGGGCAGACAAGCAATTTGTGCCTAAAGAACCGCTACCACCGATCTCAATAACTATGAGCCCAGAAACCGGAAAATATAGGTTTCCGTTTATTTCGAAAGAAGACTCGTTGACGGCGCGTTCGTACTTGAAGTATTATGGCTCAGGGAAGTTCTTAGACACCTACTTGCCGGAAGAGTTGAATTCACTTTATATTTATCACCTCATTAAATTATTGGGTTTCCAAATCAAGGATAAACAGCTTGTGGAAGCTGTGCAGGATGTGGTTGAGAACGACATCTTCACTCAAAGCCCTGCTTTAGCCACGACACAAAGCGGGCAATCTCGCGAGAAAAGTCCTGATTCTGACGACAGCGACACTTTTGACGACCCCTTAGAGAAAAAGCATGCAGTTCGTCTAATCAAAGATCTGCAGAAGGCTATGAACAAAGTTTTGAGTACTCGAATGCGACTGGCCAACTTTCACACTTTAGATGACTTCTGCGACAAATTAAAAACTGCTAAAAAGGTCCTAGTTTTGACTGGAGCAGGAATTTCTACGTCTCTGGGTATCCCTGACTTTAGATCGTCGGAGGGGTTTTACTCAAAAATTAGACACCTCGGACTTGACGACCCGCAAGATGTCTTTAACTATGAAATTTTCATGCAAGACCCATCTGTCTTCTATAATATTGCGCATATGGTGCTGCCCCCCGAAAATCTCTTCTCGCCACTACACAGCTTCATCCGCATGATTCAGGATAAAGGCAAGCTCTTAAGAAATTACACACAAAACATAGACAACCTTGAATCATATGCCGGTATTCAGGCTGAAAAGATGGTGCAATGCCATGGATCTTTCGCTACTGCATCCTGCGTGACCTGCCATTGGAAGCTTCCGGGTGAAAAGATATTTGATAACATCAGGAATATGGAGTTGCCGTTGTGTCCGTACTGCTACCACAAGAGGAAGGAGTACTTCCCAACTAACTCCCCTGACGAAAACGATGGCCAAATAGAATCGTACCATTCATCATTCAATAACGTTTTGAAGTCGTACGGTGTTTTGAAGCCCGACATCACTTTTTTTGGCGAAGCCTTACCGTCTAAGTTCCACCGCTTCATTAGGGACGATGTTATGAAGTGTGACCTTTTGATTTGCATAGGTACTAGTCTAAAGGTTGCCCCTGTGTCTGAAATTGTTAATATGATTCCCGCAAGTGTCCCTCAGGTGTTGATCAACAAAGACCCTGTAAGACATGCAGAGTTTGACCTTTCGCTCCTTGGCTTTTGTGATGATGTCGCTGCGCTTGTGACCCAGAAATGTGGCTGGTCCATGCCTCACAGCAGCTGGGACGATTTGAAAACTACGGAGTACGAATATGAGGAAACCGACAGAGGTGTTTACCATGTCAAGCCCAAAATCAGTGAAGCAACATCGGAAGCGGATCTCGGGAATATTGGAGAGCCTTCAGAGGTGAAATAA
- the RTG1 gene encoding Rtg1p (similar to uniprot|P32607 Saccharomyces cerevisiae YOL067C RTG1 Transcription factor (bHLH) involved in interorganelle communication between mitochondria peroxisomes and nucleus) — protein sequence MSSIPRSNSVSSSVPSTAGTTMENDKKRRGNINDKIQQLLSMIPPEYFQDYYRRSDSIDYENSQMTPGGSILSSAGMSSKNKGTGTKDGKPNKGQILTQAVEYISKLQNQVDARNREEVELILRVKELSKKTGVAVDDINLENTSAEVALAKIGVGPLAGVSEPYYGSGNQKNNPADYEGCEE from the coding sequence ATGAGCTCTATACCACGGTCAAACTCAGTATCCTCGTCTGTGCCGTCGACCGCCGGCACGACGATGGAGAATGAtaagaagagaagaggcAACATCAACGACAAGATTCAGCAGTTATTGTCAATGATTCCGCCGGAGTACTTTCAGGACTATTACCGCAGGTCGGATTCGATAGACTACGAAAACAGTCAAATGACCCCCGGCGGGAGCATCCTGTCCTCTGCTGGCATGAGTTCCAAGAACAAAGGAACGGGAACCAAGGACGGTAAACCAAACAAGGGCCAGATTTTGACGCAAGCAGTGGAGTACATCTCCAAACTACAAAACCAGGTTGACGCGCGCAACCGAGAAGAAGTGGAACTTATTTTGCGAGTGAAAGAGCTAAGCAAGAAGACCGGTGTGGCTGTCGACGACATTAACCTTGAAAACACAAGTGCGGAGGTCGCGTTGGCTAAAATTGGCGTAGGGCCACTGGCAGGCGTCTCTGAACCGTACTACGGTTCTGGAAATCAGAAAAACAACCCCGCTGACTACGAAGGGTGCGAGGAGTGA